One Triticum dicoccoides isolate Atlit2015 ecotype Zavitan chromosome 5B, WEW_v2.0, whole genome shotgun sequence genomic window carries:
- the LOC119305444 gene encoding uncharacterized protein LOC119305444 — MAPPPPIDEDDDYENPLEEAICAQRVRLSEREVCNLWDNFLPRAELIGAPFVTHLTSTMIDRHVMKLPKSLSESCGIEADEEGYAGIRLTARGAVTTCANGVETDGRTHLSTDGWKSFLVDKHLHVGQAILITIRKTNRQGLKMMIVIDII, encoded by the exons atggcgccaccaccaccaattGACGAGGATGATGACTATGAAAACCCACTTGAGGAAGCCATCTGTGCTCAAAGAGTGAGGCTGAGCGAacgggaggtgtgcaacctatgggacaactTTCTGCCACGTGCTGAGTTGATCGGGGCGCCATTCGTGACCCATCTGACAAGTACCATGATCGATCGACATGTCATG aaattgccaaagagcctatctgagagttgtggCATCGAGGCTGATGAAGAAGGCTatgctggaatacgccttaccgcaaggggggcCGTCACTACTTGTGCGAACGGCGTGgaaacggacggtcgcacacatttAAGCACAgatgggtggaagagcttcctcgttGACAAGcatcttcatgttggacaggccatccttatTACTATCAGGAAGACCAACCGTCAAGGCTTGAagatgatgatcgtcatcgatatcatctaa